The DNA window CATCCAggcaatttttgaaaaattttattattttagttgatttacaacgttctgtcaatttcagcaaagtgacccagtcatacatatatatattccttttctcatattatcttccatcatgttctatccgaagtgattggatatagttccctgtgctgtgcagcagggtctcattgcttatccactctaaatgtaatagtttgcatctactaaccccagactcccagtccatcccgctccctcctcccatctccccttggcaaccacaagtctgttctctatgtctgtgagtctgtttctgttctgcagataagttcatttgtgcataCAGGCAATGTTGTTCATGTGCTTGCTCTGAACTTCAGATGCTCCCCAGACCTCTCCCAACTAGAGAATttctcccccattttacagatgagaaaactgaggtctagCCAGACCCCACCACCTCCTCTCTTTGAAGGACAGGGTGGAGGGATCAGGGCACATGTGCCAAATCCCGCTTTCTGCTTCCTGGGCTCCATCTGGCTCTGGTTTGGTCACTGGGATCTGTACGGCCTCAGGTCCAGGCACCCAGGACCTTGCACATGACCACTGGGGGACCCAGAACTTTGCCCAGGTTCAGACTTGCTCCCCACCGCGGTGTGCTGGTTACCACACTTGTCCTGGGCTCCCCTCGGGTCACCCGTTGCCCACTTGCACTGAGGCCCATTTTCTACCCCAGGcctccaacaaataaaagaatatccACACTTCTGGGGTGCTTACTCTGTACCCGTTATTCTTCAAAGTGTGTGACCTCCTCACAGCCACCCACTGGTGGGTTACAGATGAGACCCAAGGAGGTCAGGTCAGTGGTTCAAAGTCACCCTGCCACTGGTGGCCAAGCAGGCTCTAAACCCAGGTGTTTTGGCTTCACAGCCTCACAGCTTCCAAGGGCTTTGTCCTGCTCACAGCTATGTCCCTATAGCCTGGCATGCAGTAGGTGCTATGTGGACTAATTGCTTTTGCACAGAACTCACAGCTCACCATCCTTCTGCCTGGCATGCCCCTACCCAGCCTGAAAACTCCTACTCAAACCTCAAaaccccatttctttttttactttgtctttttttgtcttttgagggccgcacccacggcatatggaaattcccaggctaggggtctaatcggagctgttgccgctggtctacaccacagccacagcaacgccagatctgagctgcatctgcgacctataccacagctcacggcaacaccagatccttaacccactgatcgagtccagggatcgaacccgcaacctcatggttcctagtctgattcatttctgctgagccatgacagaaactcccaaagtCCCATTTCTAATGCCCTCTCCTTCTTAGGAAGTCTTTCTGGCATCCCCCCTCTGGGTTCCTCTAGCCCTTGTTCTTTTCCACCAAGCCTACAAGACTGGAGGTGTCCATGTGGCTGGGGGGTGTCCATGTCTGGCTTTTTCTCCCCCAGTTTTGCCCTGCACAGGTTAGATGGGGGTGCATGTGGAGGTGGTGGGGCAGGGATAAGAAACCTTAAGGATATTAGATCTCCGCCACCCATCcgccttttcttcctctcctttttggCAAATGTGAAGGAAACTTCCTGGAGCAGGAAAAggctcattttttatttattagaaaatagAGTGTTTATTCAAAGAACATTAAAAGTCCAAGGACCTTCATGGGAGTTGATATGAACAAAAGTGAATCTCAGGCTCAGCAGGACTGAGCATAGGGACTTTCTCCATGGAGTGGGGGCCTCAGGGGAGGCCGAGTGGGGGACCCCTGGGTccagcaggagggcagggagcagtCAGCGAGCACCAGGATGCAGCACAGAGCTGGGGCCAGCGGTGCTGGTTGGCCTCTGCAGGATCAGCAGCTCACTAGGTACAtccctgtgggggtggggctgtgaggGGGGAAGGGGGCCCCTTTCCCCCACCCTGGGATCCCCCAATCCTCTTCGAAACACCCCTGTAACTCATTGTTCCCACTGTCCCATTGTGGGGACAGGAGAATGGGTTGGGAGTGGGTCTGTGCAGCATTGGGGAGTCTGGCTCTCCAACTTGGGTTCTTGCAGGGACACCCTCTTGGGGCCACTTGACCCTTCCGACTGGGGCTCTGAGCACCCCTCTCTACCGGTACCCTCCATCTTGGGTCTCCAGGTCCCAACACCCACCTATTCATTGCAAAGGCCTCaaatgccacccccacccccacacagcgGCAGAAGCAGGGAACGGGGCTCGGAACCTGGCACGGTCCTGGCTCCACGGGTGCACAGCAGCAGggcagggccatacctgtggcgaACCTCTTCTTTATCAAGGACATGCGGTAGCCACTCCCCACCAGCTCCAGGTCCACACCAGATAGAGTGGCCCCCTCGCTGGTGAACTGAGCGGCTACAGGGCTGGGCGTGCTGGGCCCCGAACATGGCTCCCAACTGGCAGATAGGCGGCCAGAACCTGGGGAGGCCTGAGATCAGCTGTGCCCTGTCCCTGGCTCTAGTCCTGCTGTGACCTGGGCTCTTCCTTGGCCTTACACCCAAGCCCTTTGGTCAGTGGCTCTGTCTGTTCCCTTTAACCTCCTCGTGCGCCCTGCACCTTTTTCCTTTGGCCCCATGGGGCTCCAAGAGGTTCGCAAAGGaattctgcctcagggcctttgcacctccTGTgcccatccccccccaccccctctcttcCAGCTTTGTTGAAGCCCTTTCAAGCTTTGCTAGATGATGCCTACACTTCCCTGCCCCCAGAACATCCCCAATTCTCctctagcttatttatttattttttatttttatgtttgtctttttaggactgtaccagaagcacatggaagttcccaggctaggggttgaactggagctgcagctgccggcctataccacaaccatggcaacgctagatctgagccacatctgtgacccagaccgcagcttgcagcaacaccctatacgtaacccactgagcatggccagggatggaacccacattctcatggatcctagtagagTTCTTAACtttctgaaccacaatgggaactccctctcctttaGTTTAAATACGCCTCTCCCACTGAAGACCTCCAAGCCCTCATGCACATCCATAACTCACCCCCTGCCTCGGACACATCTGGAAGCTTCCATAGGagcctcttctcttccaggttCCTGTCATCATCAAGAGAAGCTTGGTCCGATCTCCCCCCAAAAGGACAGTGAGAGCTCAGGGTCACAATTCTGTCACTCCTCAGCTACAAGGCCTAAGTAAACCAGGTCTCCTCCCTCGCCTCAGTTTCCCAATATGTGAAATGGGTCGGGATAAGGGGCAGCTGGTTCCACAGTGAATGGTCGGGCCGAGGGTGGATCCCTCAGCTGCTGCATCAAAAGGAGGTTGCCTAGGTTCTGGGAGGCACTGCTGAGCTTCCCTTGGCCTCCTGCAAGCCCTTACCAGGTGGCAGCCGGCTGCAGACGGACATTGGTCACAGGCTCCCCAATGGGCAGCACGATTTGGACATTGGTGAGTGGCGTGGGCACGGCCGTGGCACCGGGCCGGTAGCTGTACTCCACTGAGACCTGAGTGAGGGTGGCCCCGCACTGCCAGTGGGCACTCAGCTGCAGAGGCACGGACTGGGGACCCGGGCGGGAGAACTGGTGCGAGAGAGAATAGGAGAGAGGACACAGCTTGGGTCGTTCTGTCCTGCCACACCACGCCCTATTCAGCGACTCTGCCCCTGCCACACCACCTGCCGTTCAACGACCTGACTCTGCACTTCTAGTGACACCCCACAGGACTCTTTGTACATGTCTCCAGGCTGTATTACACCATGTCTccagcagagggcaggagagTGCCCCATTTTAACACGGTTTTGTGGGTTCCAGCTCTTCTAATTGGCATAAGTGGCCCAGTGGCGGGTTAGCTCAGTTGGTTAGAGCATGGTGCTGATAATTTGCCTAATGGGGCCCTCTGCACTACCTGCAGCCAGGCACTCCCTACACTGCCCACCCTGCCTACGTCCCAAGCTCACCTTGCTCTCATTGCTTCCAGCCTGTTTCTGCTGCCTGTTCTCCAtgccctcccatcccctccctgcccccctccacccGGTCCCATCAACTTGGCCCACCTGGTATCGCAGCAGCATTACATTGTAGTAGGAGGCAGCTGGATTCTGCTCTGCCTGGCGCTGCAGGGCCTCAGTCAGAGCTGCCATGTTGAGCCAGAAGTCTTTGGTCTCAGGGTCACTCTGGGAGGGGTCACTGCAGAAACAGGGGATAGACACCCCAACCCTCAGGAGGTGCCCAGCATCCCACCGACACTAAGAGCTTCCTAAAGATGCAGATTTCCCCAACTTAAGGGACCAGTAAAACATGACTcacagggaaggggaggaggatgagaagcaaaggagggaaggaaagtgaggttcagagagggagagtgacttgcccagggccacacagcaaaTCAGAGCCAGAGAGCTCCTGGCCCCCACCAACCTCTGGGACCCCCTAACCCTGTTCCCCTTCCTCCAAAAATACCTGAAGAGCAGGTCGGCATTGGGTTGGAAGTGCTCAATGGGGGCCGTGTGCACAAGGCGGAAGCTGAggactggtgggggtggggttccaCTGAACACACGCACGATGCCGGCAGGGAAGGTCATGGTCAGCTCCCCAGTTACTCGAGCAaggcagctgggggcggggggagggttgAAGGATTTGGGCATTGGCTCATCCTCATCCTCCCCTCTCCTAGCTCCATTGCAGCCTGTGGCTCCCCAGAATCAGCAAGGCCCTGACCATGCCCAGCATCCCCAGCCCCAACTTCCTCCCCTTGTGTCCCTGCCTGGACAGCAATCCAGGCACCAGGAAGAATCCACATTGGGCTGAAGGATGTAGGAACACCTCCTCCCCCAGGTCTCTTTtcccctaggccaccaggaagctcaaaggaaaacatttagcTTTGTAACTGTCCTCAGCTTGGGTTTCAGGTCTATGCCTTCCTCTTTGGTTTGCTCTTAAGGTCTTTTCTGCTGGGCATTGCCCCAAGACATCCCTGGTCCTTcaattcactctctctctcttttttttttatatatttttagagctacacctgtggcacatggaaattcccaggccagggatcagactggagctgtagcctctggactacaccacagtcacggcaacacaggatccgagttgcgtctgcaacctacaccacagctcacggcaacaccagatccttaatcactgagcgaggctagggatcaaacctgcatcctcatggatgctagtcagatacatttctgctgagccacgatggtaactcccctCAATTCACTCTTGACCCATACCCTCTGTGGGCATGGCCTCTGGTCTTGCTCCTTTCAGATGGATGCCCACCAGCAGCCTCAGAGGAGTTTCTCTAAACTGTGGCTCCAACAATGCCTAGCTTTGCTCAAAAGCCCACTATGATTCCTACTGCCTTCAGGATAGCCCTGGTCATTCAGCTCAGTTCTTGATGCTGTTCTGCAGTACAGCAGGTCATGAAACCCACCTTAAAGCTGTCTCTGCTGGAACCCAGAAGCACATCCCCCAAGGAGCTCTGCTTGCCTGTCAGCGACTgcactgcccccccacccacccactgcGTACCTGGGGGTGTGGCCACGAAAGTAGGCGTGGACATACTCAGTGAAGGCAGTGGCCACAGGCAGGGCATCCTGAGAGCCCAGGACCACAGGGCTTGGGCCCCGGGAGACtcctggaggtggaggggaggaaatgggagaCAAGAGAGAGTGAGCACAGGTCTAAGACTCCAGAACCTTCCCTCTGCCGACACAGCCTCCGTGGTATCACTTAGCAACCCACCCACATAGGAGAGggtgaaactgaggcccagagaggaccCACGTACCATGTCCTGTCTGGGATGAGAAGCTGGGCCGTTCTGGGATGGTGCTGGGGGCCGAAGAGCCcagtggggaggggctgagggaacGAGACTGGAAGAGAAGGAGATAGGCCGGCCTGTGAACACCCCAGCAGCTGTACCCTGATGCTGACCAtgttgccccccgcccccgcccaacacctgccaccccccccaaccctaCCAGGTCCCCGTTGCTGCGCATGAGGGGACAGGACACCTTCCTGGAGCGGGGTCTCCGGGGTGGGGCTGTCAGGCCCTCCCTGGCTGCAAAGTCGGCGGGTACAGGCATCAAGTCTGGGGAGTGAGCATGAGAACAGACATGGCTGAGATGCTGTCTTGGGCCTCTTGGGCCTCCCCAGGGGAGGAACTTAGCCCCAAAGCGGGGGTTGGGCTTATAGGGGAAGAACCCCACCCCCGTTCCCCCCACTGATGATCTGaagtcctggggctgcagagaaggTGCTGGACAGGACTGCAGACACCAGCTGCAACCCTGAGTCTCCCAGACATCAAACCAGTGGCTCAATAAGGGGTGAGCTCCCATCACTGGGGGTATGCAAGCAAGGGCTGGATGCTCAAGAGACAGACACCCTACAGGGGGATTTGGCAATGGCCTTTTGGCCAACATTCAGCAACTCCACAACCTTCATCCTCTCTGAGCACATGAGGGTAGTCACCCACCTGGGCCTGTTTCTGAGTCACACTCTTCTAAATGAACTAATCACAGTTCCCCTTGCTCTCCAGCTTCCCTAGCATCCCTGCTTTGCTCCATCTACAAATGCTTACTCACCTGCCTCTCTTCCCACCTACACCCCAGGCTGGGCTCTCTACCCCAGGGTTCTCAGCAGGGTTGGATGCTTCTCCTGTGGTGGAGCCACCTGTACACTCTAGGCCATAaaacagcatccctggcctccacccccaaccccagatgTCAGGTGCACCCTGCCCCCCAGTGGTGATACTGCCAAGTGTCACCTGGGAGAGCAGAACGGACCCAGTTGAGAACCTTAGTGCAACAGCAAGGCTCAGACAACTCTACTCTTACTTACTCCTCTGGGCCCTCCCTTGGACCAGCTCCAAGGAGGCCTTTTCTTCAACTAAGGATGGTACCAAGCACCTCATCACCACTTCTGGAGACCCCACATGGTCTTTCTGACTCAGGCTCCCAGGAGCCAACTCCTAACcacttccctctttcctcctcgCTCTAGCCCTGCCCCCATTCCCTCCTGggccctttcccctcctctcctctccctgggcaccCTCCCCTCTCACTTCAGCTTGATGACATCCCACAGCTGCCCCCAGGGTGTGCACCAGCCTGGCCTCCACCCTCCACCTGACATCCAAAGGCCCAGGCTGGAGATGCCCCCATCCCAGCTCTTCCGCCCCATCTTTCCTGCTCTTtctgcccttccctctcctttcagCTGCCCTCAGGCCCTCCGCCCTGTGGCTCTGAACTTGCTAGGTGTAAAACTCACATTTCTCCCTGGGATCACCAGGCTCTGCCTGGTCCCATCTCCCTGCCGACAcatcccccttctcttcctccttctccctgtcaTCACTCTGTTCTAGCCATACCAGCCTCCTTGTTGTTCCTCAAAGGGCAGAGCCTGCTTGTACCCCAGGGCCTTGGCACGGGCTGTGCCCTCTGCTGGGAATGCCCTTCCCCCCATGTGCATATGGCTGCATCCTCACCTCCATC is part of the Sus scrofa isolate TJ Tabasco breed Duroc chromosome 2, Sscrofa11.1, whole genome shotgun sequence genome and encodes:
- the FCHO1 gene encoding F-BAR domain only protein 1 isoform X7, yielding MKRLRGAKAFRLPGLSRREREPPAAVDSLEPESGTCPEVDEEGFTVRPDVTQNSTEEPSRFSSSDSDFDDEEPRKFYVHIKPAPARAPACSPEAAAAQLRATAGSLILPPGPGGTMKRHSSRDTAGKPQRPRSAPRAGSCAEKPPSDEQVSKNLFGPPLESAFDHEDFTGSSSLGFTSSPSPFSSSSPENVEDSGLDSPSHVAPGPSPDSWVPRPGTPQSPRTCRAPPPESRGTQPLPPSDSPQPLAPSPGPWGLEAMAGGDLMPVPADFAAREGLTAPPRRPRSRKVSCPLMRSNGDLSRSLSPSPLGSSAPSTIPERPSFSSQTGHGVSRGPSPVVLGSQDALPVATAFTEYVHAYFRGHTPSCLARVTGELTMTFPAGIVRVFSGTPPPPVLSFRLVHTAPIEHFQPNADLLFSDPSQSDPETKDFWLNMAALTEALQRQAEQNPAASYYNVMLLRYQFSRPGPQSVPLQLSAHWQCGATLTQVSVEYSYRPGATAVPTPLTNVQIVLPIGEPVTNVRLQPAATWNLEEKRLLWKLPDVSEAGGSGRLSASWEPCSGPSTPSPVAAQFTSEGATLSGVDLELVGSGYRMSLIKKRFATGMALPCCCAPVEPGPCQVPSPVPCFCRCVGVGVAFEAFAMNRWVLGPGDPRWRVPVERGAQSPSRKGQVAPRGCPCKNPSWRARLPNAAQTHSQPILLSPQWDSGNNELQGCFEEDWGIPGWGKGAPFPPHSPTPTGMYLVSC